One Lacticaseibacillus rhamnosus genomic window carries:
- a CDS encoding amino acid permease has protein sequence MAQSASNQVKRELKTRHLSMIALGGSIGTGLFVASGSAIATAGPGGAIAAYIGIGLMVFFLMTSLGEMATYVPVSGSFSEYASRFVDPAFGFALGWNYWFNWAITVAVDVSTTAIVMHFWLPKVPGWLFSLGFLALIFLINIISVKSFGETEYWLSLIKVVTVFVFLIVGLLTIMGIMGGHGPIGFKNYTTGAAPFVGGIPATLAVFVVAGFSFQGTELIGITAGESETPETSIPKAIKQVFWRILLFYILSIAVIAAIIPYTSPNLLGASVDQVAISPFTLVFDRIGLAGAASVMNAVILTSVLSSANSGMYASTRMLWAMGGSGFAPRIFQKTNSRGIPLAALLLTTLVGALTFLTSIMGPHVYQLLVAASGLTGFLAWLGIAVSHFRFRRAFVKQGHDVHELKYHAKWFPVGPILAIIMSLIVIVGQDLQAVQHFAWGRLMVSYMSIPLFIVLFVWYKVKHKTKLIPLEKVDLAPHREHEPNPK, from the coding sequence GTGGCACAATCAGCATCCAATCAAGTAAAACGAGAGCTCAAGACACGGCATCTATCCATGATTGCTCTTGGCGGTAGTATCGGAACCGGTCTTTTTGTTGCAAGTGGCAGCGCCATTGCCACTGCCGGACCGGGTGGAGCCATTGCAGCCTATATCGGAATCGGACTCATGGTTTTCTTTCTTATGACTAGTTTAGGTGAAATGGCCACGTATGTACCGGTTTCCGGTTCTTTTTCCGAGTATGCGAGTCGGTTTGTCGATCCGGCGTTCGGATTTGCTTTAGGGTGGAACTATTGGTTTAACTGGGCCATTACCGTTGCGGTTGATGTTTCGACGACTGCCATTGTTATGCATTTTTGGCTGCCAAAAGTACCTGGCTGGCTGTTTTCGCTGGGATTTTTGGCACTGATTTTCCTGATTAACATTATTTCGGTCAAGTCATTTGGTGAAACTGAATATTGGTTGTCGTTGATTAAGGTTGTAACGGTGTTTGTCTTTTTAATTGTCGGGTTACTGACGATTATGGGGATCATGGGTGGGCATGGTCCCATTGGGTTTAAAAATTACACAACTGGTGCGGCGCCGTTTGTGGGTGGTATCCCCGCAACTTTGGCTGTTTTTGTTGTTGCGGGTTTTTCTTTTCAGGGAACCGAGTTGATCGGGATTACGGCCGGCGAAAGCGAAACGCCTGAAACAAGTATTCCTAAGGCGATTAAGCAGGTTTTCTGGCGTATTTTGCTGTTTTATATCCTGTCGATTGCCGTGATTGCCGCGATTATTCCGTACACTAGCCCGAATCTGTTGGGGGCCAGCGTGGATCAGGTGGCGATTTCGCCGTTTACGTTAGTGTTTGATCGCATTGGGCTTGCAGGCGCAGCAAGTGTCATGAATGCCGTGATTTTGACCTCGGTTTTGTCATCGGCTAACTCAGGGATGTATGCATCGACGCGAATGTTGTGGGCGATGGGCGGCTCCGGCTTTGCACCACGGATTTTTCAAAAGACGAACAGCCGCGGCATCCCGCTTGCTGCGTTGTTGCTGACAACCTTAGTCGGCGCATTAACTTTCTTGACCAGTATTATGGGACCACACGTTTACCAGCTGCTTGTAGCGGCTTCAGGGTTAACCGGGTTCCTGGCCTGGCTCGGGATCGCGGTTTCGCATTTTCGGTTTCGGCGGGCTTTCGTGAAACAGGGACATGATGTTCACGAACTCAAATATCATGCCAAGTGGTTCCCGGTTGGCCCGATCCTGGCGATTATCATGAGTCTGATCGTCATCGTGGGCCAGGATTTGCAGGCAGTCCAGCACTTTGCTTGGGGGCGGTTAATGGTTTCGTACATGTCAATTCCGCTTTTTATTGTGTTATTTGTCTGGTATAAAGTGAAGCATAAAACCAAACTGATCCCGCTTGAAAAAGTCGACCTAGCCCCGCATCGCGAACATGAACCTAATCCTAAATAA
- the rpmG gene encoding 50S ribosomal protein L33: MRNNIILGNNETGERIYLTSKNKRNTPDRLQLKKYSPKLRKRVVFTEVK; this comes from the coding sequence ATGCGGAACAACATCATCTTAGGTAACAATGAAACCGGCGAACGTATCTATTTAACTTCCAAAAACAAGCGTAACACGCCTGATCGTTTGCAACTCAAGAAGTATTCACCAAAGTTGCGTAAACGCGTGGTCTTCACCGAAGTTAAATAA
- the alsS gene encoding acetolactate synthase AlsS, translating to MAEEKRYGADLIVESLANHGIDYVFGIPGAKIDRVFETLEHPKTKKSPQLIVARHEQNAAFMAAGIGRLTGKPGVVLTTSGPGASNLATGLVTATAEGDPVLALSGQVKRADLLRSSHQSMRNADLFAPITKYAAEVQDPDNVSEIIANAYQAAESGKQGASFVSIPQDVTDSPVNSEPIKPLVAPKLGPASPSDMTYLARAIKEASLPVLLLGMRASSSDVTAEIRELLSVTELPVVETFQGAGIISHRQIDNFFGRVGLFRNQPGDMLLQHSDLVIAIGYDPVEYEPRNWNADGKARIIVIDDVPAEIDHNFQPETELIGDISQTLDILVPLLRGYQVAPESKHYLSELQSKLQDSDVPPALTDQKLIHPLSIVAALQERVADDMTVAVDVGSHYIWMARHFRSYEPRHLLFSNGMQTLGVALPWAIAATLVRPGKKAVSISGDGGFLFSGQELETAVRLKADLVHIIWNDGHYDMVKFQEEMKYGRAAGVDFGPVDFVKYAEAFGAKGLRVDKPSELGTVLDEAFATQGPVIVDIPVDYSDNAELGAAMLPDQIY from the coding sequence ATGGCTGAAGAGAAGCGTTATGGCGCAGATTTAATTGTCGAAAGTTTGGCAAATCACGGGATTGATTATGTTTTTGGAATTCCCGGCGCCAAAATCGATCGGGTTTTTGAAACCCTAGAACATCCCAAAACTAAAAAAAGTCCGCAATTAATTGTCGCCCGACACGAGCAAAATGCAGCCTTTATGGCAGCCGGTATTGGCCGTTTGACTGGTAAGCCCGGCGTTGTCTTGACGACTTCAGGACCTGGCGCTTCGAACCTGGCAACCGGCCTTGTTACAGCTACTGCTGAAGGCGATCCGGTTTTGGCATTGTCCGGACAGGTTAAGCGAGCAGATTTGTTACGTAGCTCCCATCAAAGTATGCGGAATGCGGATCTTTTTGCGCCGATCACAAAATATGCGGCTGAAGTTCAGGATCCGGACAATGTTAGTGAGATTATTGCCAATGCTTATCAGGCGGCGGAATCAGGCAAGCAGGGCGCAAGTTTTGTGTCAATTCCCCAAGATGTGACCGATTCACCGGTCAATTCCGAACCGATCAAACCGTTAGTGGCACCAAAGTTGGGACCGGCCAGCCCTAGTGACATGACTTACTTGGCACGTGCGATTAAGGAAGCCTCATTACCAGTGTTGCTGTTGGGTATGCGTGCATCGTCCAGCGATGTGACTGCTGAAATTCGCGAGTTGTTGTCGGTCACCGAGTTACCGGTTGTCGAAACATTCCAGGGTGCCGGCATTATTTCGCATCGCCAAATCGATAATTTCTTTGGCCGGGTCGGTTTGTTCCGTAATCAGCCGGGTGACATGTTGTTGCAACATAGCGATCTGGTTATTGCAATTGGATATGATCCCGTGGAATACGAACCTCGTAACTGGAATGCTGATGGCAAGGCACGCATCATTGTGATTGATGATGTTCCTGCTGAAATTGATCACAACTTCCAACCGGAAACCGAATTGATTGGTGACATTTCACAAACACTGGATATTTTGGTTCCGTTGCTGCGCGGTTATCAGGTGGCCCCGGAGAGTAAACATTATCTGAGTGAATTACAATCTAAATTACAAGACAGCGACGTACCGCCAGCCTTGACGGATCAAAAGCTGATTCATCCGCTAAGCATTGTTGCTGCATTACAGGAGCGGGTCGCAGATGATATGACTGTGGCAGTTGATGTTGGTAGTCATTACATCTGGATGGCACGGCATTTCCGTAGTTATGAGCCACGACACTTACTTTTCTCGAATGGTATGCAAACATTGGGTGTGGCACTACCGTGGGCGATCGCGGCAACTTTGGTTCGTCCAGGAAAAAAGGCGGTTTCAATATCCGGTGATGGCGGTTTTCTTTTCTCGGGTCAGGAGTTGGAAACTGCCGTGCGGCTCAAGGCGGATTTAGTTCATATTATTTGGAATGATGGCCATTATGATATGGTAAAATTCCAAGAAGAGATGAAATACGGGCGTGCAGCAGGTGTTGACTTTGGACCGGTTGATTTTGTGAAGTATGCAGAAGCTTTTGGCGCCAAAGGTTTGCGCGTTGATAAGCCAAGCGAACTTGGAACCGTGCTTGATGAGGCGTTTGCGACTCAAGGTCCAGTGATCGTTGACATTCCGGTTGACTATTCCGATAACGCTGAACTTGGCGCTGCGATGTTGCCTGATCAGATCTATTAA
- a CDS encoding alpha/beta hydrolase yields the protein MQVEKDVIYDEAHDLPVDIYVPDAANGGAVIYAHGGGWFRGDKENESDLGQYLADAGYLVAIPNFRLAPKYLYPTAQNDFDHFINWLLASPYEFDRERVGLLGASSGGTMVLQNSLTTGYPVVAWSPVVDFANWVQKNQMVKASVDAKNELGLTEIHEIHDAFYKYFIQTYLGGLDPRLLTAVNPTNHLTDQLGPTLLFNSADELMPLPSALHFVQQAAMFGRDISIHVVPGVGHARDYTSFALPETKRFFDHHLFASFEDKALNKATD from the coding sequence ATGCAAGTGGAAAAAGACGTGATCTATGATGAGGCCCATGATTTACCCGTTGATATTTACGTACCGGACGCGGCTAATGGCGGTGCCGTCATATACGCACACGGTGGCGGCTGGTTCCGTGGCGATAAAGAAAATGAAAGCGATTTGGGCCAATATCTTGCGGACGCCGGCTATCTGGTGGCTATTCCCAATTTTCGGCTAGCTCCTAAGTATCTATATCCGACCGCCCAAAACGACTTTGATCATTTTATAAACTGGCTACTTGCCTCTCCTTATGAATTTGATCGCGAACGAGTAGGCTTGTTAGGCGCCAGCTCGGGAGGCACAATGGTGTTGCAAAATAGTCTGACCACTGGCTACCCAGTTGTGGCATGGTCGCCCGTAGTTGATTTTGCCAACTGGGTGCAGAAGAATCAAATGGTAAAAGCATCGGTTGACGCAAAGAACGAACTGGGCCTGACCGAAATTCATGAAATCCATGACGCTTTTTATAAATACTTTATTCAGACATATCTGGGCGGGTTGGATCCGCGCTTACTAACCGCCGTCAACCCAACCAATCATTTAACTGATCAACTTGGGCCAACCTTATTGTTCAACTCGGCAGATGAATTAATGCCATTACCAAGTGCCCTGCATTTTGTCCAGCAAGCTGCCATGTTTGGTCGGGACATTTCCATCCACGTGGTACCCGGCGTTGGCCATGCACGTGATTATACCAGTTTTGCCTTACCTGAAACAAAACGCTTCTTCGATCACCATCTTTTTGCAAGTTTTGAAGACAAGGCGCTGAATAAAGCAACCGATTAG
- a CDS encoding GntR family transcriptional regulator, whose amino-acid sequence MNQVVSAVKKNLDLSQNRPIKEAIYEALRKTILLGEIPSGERINEKNLSENLNISRTPIRYALERLDEEDLVERKTGVGVLVKGISINDAYEIFDIRKELDVLATRKAMRLMTPEQFNQMRTLLEETDRLNAAGRVAEVMAKFTEFNNFIYDASHMLRLKMIVNQLQNYLIYFRDISINGDDRRNLAIQEHWLLYRGMLNQDDDQIKLITREHLEHSLHYILKVMKAKHIE is encoded by the coding sequence ATGAATCAAGTGGTGTCAGCGGTTAAGAAAAATTTGGATTTATCACAGAACCGGCCAATTAAAGAAGCGATTTACGAAGCGCTGCGCAAGACGATCCTTTTGGGCGAAATACCCAGCGGTGAGCGGATTAACGAGAAGAATCTTTCCGAAAATCTAAATATCAGCAGAACGCCAATTCGCTATGCACTTGAGCGTTTGGATGAAGAAGATCTGGTTGAACGCAAAACGGGTGTTGGTGTACTTGTCAAAGGTATTTCAATTAACGATGCCTATGAAATTTTTGACATTCGCAAGGAATTGGATGTGTTGGCCACGCGTAAGGCCATGCGTCTGATGACCCCTGAGCAATTCAATCAGATGCGGACTCTTTTGGAAGAAACGGATCGTTTGAACGCAGCCGGTCGTGTTGCCGAAGTGATGGCTAAGTTTACTGAATTCAATAATTTTATTTATGATGCCAGTCATATGTTGCGGCTGAAAATGATCGTCAACCAGCTGCAGAATTATTTGATTTATTTTCGTGATATCAGTATTAATGGCGATGATCGGCGCAATCTTGCCATTCAGGAACATTGGCTGCTTTATCGGGGGATGTTGAATCAAGATGACGATCAAATTAAGCTCATTACGCGCGAGCACTTAGAGCATTCCCTGCACTATATTCTGAAAGTTATGAAGGCAAAACATATTGAATGA
- a CDS encoding DUF916 domain-containing protein, whose translation MKKIMSLILVLLFSMLFIWPLTVTTAAISPTFTVTPVLPNNQRQSVTGYFDLQVSPGQQEDLQLRIANQSDQTQTYRIAVNPAYTTNSGVIAFDQSQPPLDQNAIRLSTLIKGPRTVTVAANSEQTVTYQLQAPAEHFIGIIAGGFYVLQEGATSSRASSNGVQFTNRFAIGITTILRQDLTTPNPPLLDITKASIGTNNHTPVVKARLHNPSSNQFGEIATDYILVKPGSQKPLLTGHFTGLAVAPHSFFTQSMPLNETKLAAGTYTLKWTAKSGSYTWSKQVNFRYNGQLPISVTASRPRSPSDADDHGLLPWIIAGITSALLIIVLGLWRWNVVHHRQNQ comes from the coding sequence ATGAAAAAGATAATGAGTCTCATTTTGGTTCTTTTATTTAGCATGCTCTTTATTTGGCCATTGACCGTGACAACCGCAGCCATTTCACCAACATTCACGGTTACGCCGGTCCTGCCTAATAATCAGCGTCAGTCGGTTACCGGTTACTTTGACTTACAAGTTAGCCCGGGCCAACAAGAAGATTTACAGCTCCGGATCGCTAATCAAAGTGACCAGACTCAAACCTACCGTATTGCAGTCAATCCGGCATATACGACCAATAGCGGGGTCATTGCCTTTGATCAAAGCCAACCACCGCTTGATCAAAACGCCATTCGTCTGAGCACCTTAATTAAAGGACCAAGAACGGTTACTGTTGCAGCCAATTCCGAGCAAACCGTAACGTATCAGTTGCAAGCTCCGGCTGAGCATTTTATCGGGATTATCGCAGGCGGCTTTTATGTCCTGCAAGAAGGCGCCACATCAAGTCGTGCTTCCAGCAACGGGGTTCAATTCACAAACCGCTTTGCAATCGGCATTACGACCATTTTGCGGCAAGATCTTACCACGCCGAATCCACCATTGCTTGATATAACCAAAGCCAGCATCGGCACCAACAACCACACACCGGTCGTCAAGGCGCGGCTGCATAACCCTTCAAGTAATCAATTCGGTGAAATTGCAACAGATTATATTTTGGTTAAACCCGGTAGCCAAAAGCCGCTACTGACAGGTCATTTTACGGGGTTAGCGGTTGCACCGCATTCCTTTTTTACCCAAAGTATGCCTTTGAATGAGACCAAGTTGGCTGCAGGTACCTACACGCTCAAATGGACGGCAAAATCGGGATCTTACACTTGGTCCAAACAAGTCAACTTTCGCTACAACGGCCAATTACCGATCAGTGTGACTGCTTCCCGACCACGATCACCAAGCGATGCGGATGATCATGGCCTGCTTCCTTGGATAATTGCCGGCATCACTTCCGCTTTGCTAATCATTGTTCTCGGTCTATGGCGCTGGAACGTGGTACACCATCGGCAAAATCAGTAG
- the citG gene encoding triphosphoribosyl-dephospho-CoA synthase CitG, with amino-acid sequence MNEQAIAQAAVTSLQAEVQLAPKPGLVDPESNGAHRDMDVTTFAASIEALTPYFQQYFHAGVVAKTVPDLYRQLRAIGIAAENAMLAATAGVNTHRGANFSFGFLLGALGWLMQQQSLQQIVTADFAPLFPTVAQVTQGVAGDFRDLEKKARWSHGEALYVKHGVTGVRGEALAGYPTIRHVILPYLRKTARRGDMRYLRLMVHLMAQVEDANVLHRGGPKGLRFVQDAAKTLLHVPDSHLPHALRQLNAEMITFNLSPGGTADYLSLAYFFDALTSLATTNSQPD; translated from the coding sequence TTGAATGAACAAGCAATTGCACAAGCGGCAGTTACCAGTTTACAAGCAGAAGTTCAGTTGGCGCCTAAACCCGGCTTGGTCGACCCTGAATCAAATGGTGCACACCGCGACATGGATGTGACGACCTTTGCAGCTAGCATTGAAGCTTTGACGCCTTATTTTCAGCAATATTTTCATGCCGGCGTCGTTGCTAAAACGGTACCTGATCTTTATCGCCAATTACGCGCCATTGGGATTGCAGCAGAAAATGCCATGCTCGCCGCTACTGCTGGTGTTAATACGCATCGAGGGGCTAACTTCTCCTTTGGTTTTTTATTGGGTGCATTGGGCTGGCTCATGCAGCAACAATCCCTGCAGCAAATAGTCACCGCTGACTTTGCGCCGCTATTCCCGACTGTGGCTCAAGTGACGCAAGGTGTGGCTGGTGATTTTCGGGATTTGGAGAAAAAAGCCCGCTGGAGCCATGGCGAAGCGTTATATGTCAAACACGGCGTTACTGGGGTTCGAGGTGAGGCTTTGGCCGGTTATCCGACTATCCGGCATGTGATCTTGCCATATTTACGCAAGACTGCCAGACGCGGGGATATGCGCTATTTACGATTAATGGTGCACTTGATGGCGCAAGTTGAAGATGCCAATGTCCTCCATCGCGGCGGGCCAAAGGGATTACGATTCGTGCAAGATGCGGCTAAAACATTGTTGCATGTCCCGGATTCACACTTGCCCCATGCCTTGCGTCAGTTAAATGCTGAGATGATCACGTTTAATCTTAGTCCGGGTGGTACGGCCGATTATCTGAGTCTAGCTTACTTTTTTGATGCGCTGACGAGCTTGGCAACAACTAATTCCCAACCAGACTAG
- a CDS encoding helix-turn-helix domain-containing protein — MLYEQTFLDRADLQKFQMFSAIKDSTVQTYTINTLSRHLDLSYQQGYNILQELFRDMAGLTVHPEKLKRRQINLLMEIDVTVDDYHLYLLKHAIAFQFVDYIVQANHPSTEKFCQAHFISRSTLVRKTAALRKLLKRFQLKLSFSDLGFIGQESRIRLFLFDFYWLGYHGVDWPFKVLDEHQIVQEYMALPNAKTNPVDILEEILFWAICRVRISGNHFVTGNEAFDRIFNDYPPFQHDVYTREMFPGFNQRYMKGENDFFYFQQHRTITFLPSIPDDQNFIQYLLQRPTVTADFVKRLLAFLNQHVRHQTAFDLNNEHGLILNLARIALNNEMLGGDFMHLVDFYQPRGLNYTKTNLFRVLEKFVASLPKTPEYQYFLGTDHQFLHTLYFLLTPYLRYFVETPTVQVKLAYLDHDLLNRRMVNLLTDLPVVDLLPEDAAFEKADLVITSVDNEPAIKAAVPADFRGEIISWMTEDSDNAIFQLYLQIRHLYLKKTDASLSADNDERL; from the coding sequence ATGCTTTATGAGCAAACTTTTCTTGACCGCGCTGACTTGCAGAAGTTTCAAATGTTTTCGGCTATCAAGGACAGCACCGTCCAGACCTATACCATCAATACCCTCAGTCGCCACCTAGACCTTTCATATCAGCAAGGCTATAACATTTTACAGGAACTGTTTCGGGATATGGCTGGTTTAACGGTCCATCCGGAAAAGTTAAAGCGCCGTCAAATTAATCTTTTAATGGAAATTGATGTCACTGTCGACGATTATCATCTTTACCTGCTGAAACATGCTATCGCTTTTCAGTTTGTGGACTATATCGTGCAAGCCAATCACCCATCAACCGAAAAGTTTTGCCAAGCCCATTTTATCAGTCGCTCGACTTTGGTCCGTAAAACCGCTGCCTTACGCAAATTACTCAAACGATTTCAACTAAAACTTTCTTTTAGCGATTTAGGCTTTATTGGCCAGGAGAGCCGCATCCGGCTTTTCCTGTTTGACTTTTATTGGCTTGGCTATCATGGCGTCGATTGGCCGTTTAAGGTTCTGGATGAACATCAGATTGTGCAGGAATACATGGCCCTGCCGAACGCCAAAACGAATCCGGTTGATATTCTTGAAGAAATCCTTTTTTGGGCTATCTGCCGCGTCCGTATCAGCGGTAATCATTTTGTCACCGGTAATGAGGCATTTGATCGGATCTTTAACGACTATCCGCCTTTTCAACACGATGTTTATACACGTGAGATGTTCCCTGGTTTCAACCAGCGCTACATGAAGGGTGAAAATGACTTTTTTTATTTTCAGCAACATCGGACCATCACCTTCTTGCCAAGTATTCCGGACGATCAAAACTTCATCCAATATTTATTGCAGCGACCAACTGTCACGGCAGATTTTGTGAAACGCTTATTGGCTTTCTTAAATCAGCATGTCCGGCATCAAACCGCTTTTGATCTCAACAATGAACATGGGCTCATCCTCAACCTCGCACGTATCGCTTTGAATAATGAGATGCTCGGTGGGGACTTCATGCATTTGGTTGACTTCTATCAGCCGCGCGGATTGAATTACACGAAGACGAATCTATTCCGGGTCCTGGAAAAATTCGTGGCATCCTTGCCGAAAACTCCTGAATATCAGTATTTTTTGGGAACCGACCATCAATTCCTGCACACACTTTATTTCCTATTAACGCCTTATTTACGCTACTTTGTTGAAACGCCAACTGTACAGGTTAAATTGGCTTACCTGGATCACGACTTGTTGAACCGGCGCATGGTCAATCTTTTGACTGATTTACCGGTTGTTGATTTACTTCCAGAAGATGCAGCATTTGAAAAAGCTGATCTTGTCATCACCAGTGTGGACAATGAACCGGCTATTAAGGCAGCTGTTCCGGCCGATTTTCGCGGTGAAATCATTAGTTGGATGACTGAAGATAGTGACAATGCTATTTTCCAGCTCTACTTGCAGATTCGGCATTTATATCTTAAGAAAACCGATGCTTCCTTATCGGCTGACAACGATGAACGGTTATAA
- a CDS encoding GNAT family N-acetyltransferase, which yields MLKGPRVTVRPFAASDIDDYFAYARLEQVTRAAGMAPLMTRQEAANHVKRFARERQDLALVYQLHVIGNIGVYPRELSPLTGDDMTREIGYILHPAYWHRGLMREGLQLVIANQFAHDIKAIWAGVFPSNHASIHLLKRLGFTFQFEVPLPRGLSGDHPRDEQYFRLLPNQFENEDLL from the coding sequence ATTTTGAAAGGTCCGCGAGTGACGGTTCGTCCTTTCGCTGCATCAGATATTGATGATTATTTTGCTTATGCCAGACTAGAACAAGTCACGCGGGCGGCGGGGATGGCGCCTTTGATGACCCGTCAGGAGGCGGCTAATCACGTTAAACGGTTTGCCCGTGAGCGTCAGGACTTGGCGCTTGTTTATCAGTTGCATGTGATTGGCAACATCGGCGTTTATCCGCGCGAGTTGTCGCCATTGACAGGGGATGATATGACGCGTGAAATTGGCTATATCCTTCATCCGGCTTATTGGCATCGAGGTTTGATGCGTGAGGGACTGCAACTGGTCATTGCAAATCAATTTGCCCATGATATTAAGGCTATTTGGGCAGGTGTTTTTCCTAGCAATCATGCTTCAATTCACTTGTTGAAACGTTTAGGCTTTACATTTCAATTCGAAGTGCCGCTGCCACGGGGATTGAGTGGCGACCATCCCCGCGATGAACAATATTTTAGATTGTTACCGAATCAGTTTGAAAATGAGGATTTACTTTAA
- the budA gene encoding acetolactate decarboxylase produces MNTDRLYQHGTLAMLVPGLFAGTQTVGELLQHGDTGIGTLTGLDGELIIQAGKVYQVNAQGKVREVQEDEKVPFANVHYQHDVAAGKLQGLDLAGFHKATLERLQTGNLFAAVRVEGTFTQMHTRAVLPQQPPYPTLTETASGQKEFHAENIKGTLIGYFSPDLYAGAVSPGFHVHFLAADHSMGGHILGFELDSGELFLQKFSDFQLHLPTDDQPFLKQQFDTTSLVADILKAES; encoded by the coding sequence TTGAATACGGATCGGTTGTATCAACATGGAACATTAGCCATGCTGGTTCCGGGGCTTTTTGCGGGGACGCAGACAGTTGGGGAATTATTGCAGCACGGTGATACTGGCATTGGAACTTTGACTGGGCTTGATGGTGAGCTAATTATTCAGGCGGGTAAGGTTTATCAAGTGAATGCCCAAGGCAAAGTTCGAGAAGTGCAAGAAGACGAGAAGGTTCCTTTTGCTAACGTTCACTATCAACACGACGTTGCAGCTGGTAAGCTTCAGGGGCTTGATTTGGCAGGGTTTCACAAAGCAACTCTTGAGCGGCTGCAGACCGGTAATTTATTTGCAGCAGTTCGTGTAGAAGGCACGTTTACGCAAATGCATACACGAGCGGTGCTGCCGCAACAGCCGCCTTATCCGACCTTGACCGAAACGGCCTCGGGTCAAAAAGAATTTCATGCTGAGAATATCAAGGGCACTTTAATTGGGTACTTTTCACCGGATCTCTATGCAGGTGCGGTTTCACCTGGTTTCCATGTCCATTTTCTGGCTGCTGATCATAGTATGGGTGGGCATATTCTTGGCTTCGAATTGGATAGTGGCGAACTGTTTTTACAAAAGTTTAGCGACTTCCAGTTGCATTTGCCAACAGATGATCAGCCTTTCTTGAAGCAACAATTTGATACAACAAGTTTGGTTGCTGATATTCTTAAAGCTGAGAGTTGA
- a CDS encoding RluA family pseudouridine synthase, with amino-acid sequence MRYTFDSKVTTATTIKRWLAKQGVSHRLFKKMLANHLLWLDGHRTGNTAIQAGQTVRFAIPTTMTVTPEKASLDVLYEDQNWLIINKPAHLTSVPGPHDPHHSLLNRIVWYLQQQKVTEPQPAIITRLDRDTVGLVLAAKHPYAQGRFDQAHHATLKKEYLAVVAGHLSHATETIEAPIGLGPDGIHRMVTENGQSAITKYQVLKEAVNTLVEVQLLTGRTHQIRVHFASLGHPLIGDSLYGQASPLIDHQALQATRLSFVDPFSEKRIQADLPIPDDFMNLLISSNRS; translated from the coding sequence ATGCGATATACGTTTGATTCAAAGGTGACAACGGCAACCACAATTAAGCGCTGGTTAGCCAAACAAGGTGTTAGCCACAGATTATTCAAGAAAATGTTAGCGAACCATTTATTGTGGCTGGATGGTCATCGCACTGGCAATACTGCGATTCAGGCTGGGCAGACGGTGCGCTTCGCCATCCCAACGACGATGACGGTGACACCGGAAAAAGCCTCGCTCGATGTTCTGTATGAAGATCAAAACTGGCTGATTATCAATAAACCGGCTCATTTAACCAGCGTTCCCGGCCCTCATGATCCTCATCACAGTTTGTTGAATCGCATCGTCTGGTACCTGCAGCAGCAAAAGGTAACCGAACCGCAACCCGCGATTATCACGCGCCTGGATCGCGATACAGTTGGATTGGTTTTAGCCGCGAAACACCCGTATGCACAAGGGCGGTTTGACCAGGCTCATCATGCGACCTTGAAAAAAGAATATCTGGCTGTGGTTGCCGGGCACCTCAGTCATGCTACCGAGACAATTGAAGCACCCATTGGTCTGGGACCGGATGGCATTCATCGGATGGTTACGGAAAACGGACAATCGGCCATCACGAAGTATCAAGTGCTGAAAGAAGCGGTCAACACCTTGGTCGAAGTGCAATTATTAACCGGTCGCACCCACCAGATTCGAGTACACTTTGCCAGCCTTGGCCATCCCTTAATCGGTGATTCACTTTATGGCCAAGCGAGTCCGCTCATTGATCATCAGGCATTACAAGCGACCCGTTTAAGTTTTGTGGACCCATTTTCTGAAAAAAGAATTCAGGCTGATTTACCGATTCCTGATGACTTTATGAACCTTTTAATCAGTAGCAACCGATCCTGA